The following coding sequences are from one Cydia splendana chromosome 15, ilCydSple1.2, whole genome shotgun sequence window:
- the LOC134797474 gene encoding F-actin-capping protein subunit beta has protein sequence MTEQQMDCALDLMRRLPPQQIEKNLTDLIDLVPSLCEDLLSSVDQPLKIAKDRSNGKDYLLCDYNRDGDSYRSPWSNTYDPPLEDGSMPSERLRKLEIDANHAFDQYREMYFEGGVSSVYLWDMDHGFAGVILIKKAGDGSQKIKGCWDSIHVVEVVEKSSGRNAHYKLTSTAMLWLQTNKEGSGTMNLGGSLTRQAEQDSAVSDVTPHIANIGRMVEDMENKIRNTLNDIYFGKTKDIVNGLRSVVPAEVERRTQALRHDLAVALQRRHQARAD, from the exons ATG ACGGAGCAGCAAATGGATTGTGCTTTGGATTTGATGCGGAGGCTGCCGCCTCAGCAGATTGAGAAGAATTTAACAGATTTAATAGATCTCGTGCCAAGTTTATGTGAGGACCTTCTGTCTTCCGTGGATCAGCCATTGAAGATTGCTAAAGATCGTAGCAACGGAAAGGACTATTTGCTCTGTGATTACAACAGGGACGGTGACTCGTACAGGTCGCCGTGGTCGAACACGTACGACCCTCCTCTAGAGGATGGCTCTATGCCCTCAGAAAGACTAAGAAAGCTAGAAATCGACGCTAATCATGCGTTCGACCAGTACcgagaaatgtattttgaaggTGGCGTCAGCTCAGTATATTTGTGGGACATGGACCATGGTTTTGCAG GGGTAATATTGATAAAGAAAGCCGGAGACGGGTCACAGAAGATCAAAGGTTGCTGGGACTCCATACACGTCGTGGAGGTGGTTGAGAAGAGCTCCGGTCGCAACGCTCATTACAAGCTAACGTCCACCGCCATGCTTTGGCTGCAGACCAACAAGGAGGGCAGTGGGACGATGAACCTTGGTGGCAGTCTTACTAGACAG gcGGAGCAAGATTCGGCGGTAAGCGACGTGACCCCGCACATAGCCAACATCGGCCGCATGGTCGAGGATATGGAAAACAAAATCAGAAATACCCTCaatgacatttatttcg GCAAAACCAAGGACATAGTGAACGGGCTCCGGTCCGTGGTGCCGGCGGAGGTGGAGCGCCGCACGCAGGCGCTGCGCCACGACCTGGCCGTCGCGCTGCAGCGCCGGCACCAGGCCCGCGCCGACTGA
- the LOC134797470 gene encoding putative uncharacterized protein DDB_G0292292, protein MEVDGDTPNLTDYVSANGAGAGGSIAKNTEVIDISDYPVSEKKSRLSNAYNKDLCRDNKPLTDFINKCLFLDPTSGMETVINKILLPSYVKADKEYEESNKFRRVITKALQRLIDDPDRKYTHISDVVDTLKFHVETPPQSKISPVKKRVNFITLSTKVSVKPNDHDRKRPMIQSSSRICPPKKSKSEVIALDCDDDDEVIPIDDEANDDNSNNQVKVDHKSKSQTEEENLVNGDTIEIQDSQEVKITDEKENEYSVNNVNGDKSPAEYIEAKSNEIEHEKENLGSNENLLVPRKEMIVRLEKPKLKKKEPVKKPEEMTEIEKARRIRIIEAKIEKYNKTIAQLDLEEVTDDSLNSPYHKCDRLRATIVKLYKELCSLVGEEPPKRRKIQLQIKEGVPQGPIKRLEKFLNKRADVEGETPFPDFSDVVRCVEKANEVDGLGWSKAKIMKEAQSIFTYCGRALQKKRQQREWKHLRAMARPEEFEADPAETDMELQARLEANRRLASQREAEVFNKYTQLEDVPEPAASTSFAIEEPSEHDSSTDDETEPTPTVLKESNITSNNDNITSNNDNSNVNETEVVVKQEPEEVPIKIQYQGDVSLVINISDSESEDDYGVLTF, encoded by the exons atggagGTAGATGGAGACACACCGAATTTAACAGACTATGTGTCTGcg AATGGGGCTGGTGCTGGTGGGAGCATCGCAAAAAACACAGAAGTGATCGATATCTCAGATTATCCCGTCAGCGAAAAGAAAAGCCGACTTTCCAACGCCTACAACAAGGACCTGTGCAGAGACAACAAACCTCTAACAGATTTCATAAACAAATGCTTATTTCTCGACCCAACCAGTGGCATGGAGACTGTTATCAATAAAATTTTACTTCCATCTTATGTTAAAGCTGACAAGGAATATGAAGAGTCTAATAAATTCAGAAGAGTTATTACAAAGGCATTACAAAGACTGATAGATGACCCTGATAGGAAATACACTCATATAAGTGATGTTGTTGATACTCTGAAGTTTCATGTTGAAACACCGCCTCAATCTAAAATCTCTCCTGTAAAGAAAAGAGTGAATTTTATCACACTGTCTACTAAAGTGTCAG TAAAACCCAATGATCATGATAGGAAAAGACCAATGATTCAAAGTAGCAGCAGAATCTGCCCACCAAAGAAATCTAAATCTGAAGTTATTGCACTGgactgtgatgatgatgatgaagttaTTCCAATAGATGATGAAGCCAATGATGATAATAGTAATAATCAGGTCAAAGTGGATCACAAGAGTAAATCACAAACAGAGGAAGAAAATCTAGTCAATGGAGATACAATTGAAATTCAGGATAGTCAAGAAGTAAAAATAACTGATGAAAAGGAAAATGAATATTcagtaaataatgtaaatggTGATAAATCTCCTGCTGAGTACATAGAAGCGAAAAGTAATGAAATTGAACATGAAAAAGAAAATTTAGGATCAAATGAAAACTTATTAGTACCGCGTAAAgaaatgattgtcagattagagaaaccaaaattaaaaaagaaggaGCCAGTAAAAAAGCCTGAAGAAATGACAGAAATTGAGAAAGCCAGAAGGATAAGAATAATAGAGGCCAAGAtagaaaaatacaataaaactaTTGCTCAACTTGATTTAGAAGAGGTTACAGATGATTCTTTAAATTCGCCCTATCATAAATGTgatcg CTTACGAGCAACAATCGTGAAACTGTACAAAGAACTATGTTCTTTAGTTGGCGAAGAGCCACCTAAAAGGCGGAAAATACAACTTCAGATCAAAGAGGGTGTGCCCCAAGGCCCTATCAAGAGGCTGGAGAAATTCCTCAATAAACGGGCAGACGTGGAGGGTGAGACTCCGTTCCCGGACTTTAGTGATGTGGTCAGATGTGTGGAGAAAGCCAATGAAGTGGACGGTCTTGGGTGGAGTAAAGCGAAAATTATGAAAGAAG CTCAATCAATATTCACGTACTGCGGACGCGCGCTCCAAAAGAAACGTCAGCAGCGCGAATGGAAACACCTCCGCGCCATGGCGAGACCGGAAGAGTTCGAGGCCGATCCAGCCGAAACAGACATGGAGTTGCAGGCGAGGCTGGAGGCCAACCGGCGCCTCGCGAGCCAGCGGGAGGCCGAAGTCTTCAACAA ATACACGCAATTGGAGGACGTCCCAGAACCAGCGGCTTCAACAAGCTTCGCAATAGAAGAACCTTCAGAACACGATAGTTCAACCGACGATGAAACTGAACCAACTCCTACTGTACTAAAAGAAAGTAACATTACTAGTAACAATGATAACATTACTAGTAACAACGATAACAGTAATGTTAACGAGACTGAAGTTGTAGTGAAACAGGAACCAGAAGAGGTACCGATTAAAATTCAGTATCAAGGTGATGTAAGTCTGGTTATAAATATATCGGACTCTGAGAGTGAGGATGATTATGGTGTTTTGACGTTTTAA